CCAGGGTTGCGCAAGGAGACTCTATTGTCGCCCGTGAACCGCCGAGGCTCGTTAAAGACACCTCGCGAGTCCTCAACAATCGCAACCCAACAACAGAGTCAGGATGCTGTGACACGTACCAGGGCGCTGCAGGCAAAGACGCCTGGAAGCGGTGTGTGCGTGTCGGGGGGGCCACCACCCTGTGCCCTTCCAGTGGGAGATATTGGGAACCCGCATCTCAGTGGACGGACTCCCGATGATGTCCTCATGCTGGAGAGCAGACATGTTGGGTCCCCACATTGGAGTTTGGATGTGGCACTGGGCGACGATGATGAGGACCTGGGCGATGAGGGGGAGGATGACAAGATGGCCTCTCTCTCGGCCAGAGCGTCGCACGGCTGGCGGGAAGGAGAGTGTCCGGATGTGGTGGCTGTGGGTCACGGCACCTTGGGACCACTGCCTCTCTGACATAGCACCAGGATGCCGGGAGGACCCGGGGTACTGGTTGCCCACCCGGACGCGGCCCCCGGTGACAAAGGGTGGGCCACCTAGCCCCCTTACCATTTTCCCGTAAGATCCAATCGGGGCTCTATCATCCTTTAATTTCATCAAGTCCTTCTTGAAGGTTCGAAATGTCTTTCCTATCCAGCTTCGCCtgacaacagataataataataaggatggtatttgttaagcacttactatgtgccaagcaccgttcccagcactgcgatagatgcagagtaatcaggttgtccctggtggggctcagttttaatcctcattttacagatgaggtaactgaggcacagagaagttaagtgacttgtccaaggtcacccagcagacgtggcggaggggggtttagaacccacatcctctgactccaaagcccgtgctcttgccattaggctacgctgtttcCCCCGTGGTTCTCGCTCCAGGGCTACTGAGGGTCCAACCAAGCTTTGAAGTTGCCCCGGTAGGGCGGGATCTAGTAAAGTCCAACTCTGTCCATTTGGGTCTGGGTCGCATAAGTGGGCAGAGAGCATATCCCCTGCAGGATCCCCGGGCTAAGGACCTCCAGTCGGGGACGGTGGGCGATGCGGACCGGAGAGGGATGTGAAAGGCCCGGACGCTCTTCCTGTTTTACGGGTGAGGAGGAAGGTCTTTAAGAGGCAGTAAAACAGCACCTAATGAGATGTTGTTACCTGGGCTGAATCGGTGTAACCACGAGGAAGAGTGTCCCGGTGCGGAGCCCCCGCCCACAAACCGGGTATATAAGGGCTGGTGGCCGGCGGAGACCCTCAGACCCGAGTGACCCGCTCCGCTCTCTCGTCCGAAACCGCTCCTCTCATCCACCATGTCCCCCGTCGCCTGCTGCTCCGCCGGCCCCACCGTGGGCGGCCTGTGCCCCGTGCCGGCGGCACCGTCCGTCACCCTCTGCTCCGGCGACGTGAGCTGCGGAGATGCCCTCTGCCTGCCCGGCGCCTGCCCGGGGGGCTCCTGGCTCCTGGACAACTGCCAGGAGACCTGCTGTGAGCCGTCCGGCTGCGGCCCGGTCGGCTGCGGGCCCGGCCCCTGCTACGTCGCGTCCGGCCGCCCCTCCTCGTGCTACGTCTCCGGACCCGGCCTGGCCGTGAGCTGCCTCCCCCTGACCTCGTACGGGTCCGGCCCCTGCGCCCCGGCCTGCGGTCGGCCGGTCGCCTACGTGGCCAGCGCCGGCCAGTTCCCGAGCTTCGTGGCCGGCGGCTGCCGCCCCTTCAGCTCCCTCTCCGGAGGCTGCAGCCCCCTGACCTTCGTGGCCGGCGGCTGCCGCCCCCAGAGTCCTCTGTCCAGTGGCTGCCGCCCCTTGATGCTTGTTTCTAGTGGCTGCGGCCCCTTGAGTTCTGTGTCCAGCAGCTGCCGCCCCCTGAGTTCTGCGTCCAGCGTCTGCTACCCCCTGAGCTCCGTGTCCAGCAGCTGCCGGCCTCAAAACCTGGTGTCCAGCAGCTGCCGGCCCTTGAGCGCCGTGTCTATCAGCTTCCGTCCATCCCTCGCCGTGCCGGGCTGCTGTCCGTCTCCTTGTTCCAGGGGACCGTGCTGAGCGGCGAGGACCAGGCGTGTCCCCACGGCGCCGGAGGAGATCCGTGCGGACGGGTCTCCGAGGCCCTCCCGGTGCCGATCACGGGCCGTGCATCTCcgtttctattctccctctgtcCGACTTCACTATTCCAACTCTCAAGTACCCCCTGCCTGGTCCACCCGATGGGTGATGGATGGATTCTCTCTCTCCGCCTCTGAATAAACCCTTCCGTTTGGCATTCAATCCTGGTCCGTGTCGCTCTCCCATCTCCTCCGCATCTACAATTCCTTCACCTTGGCCCGGGCCGAGCCCAGCTCCAACCTTCACGAGCCGGTGTCGGGGACGGGAGGTTGGAGGGGCCGAGATCCCCCTGTCCGGGGAGCGGGCTCCAGGGGTCTGGGGTTCGGGGACGGGGATGAAGCGGCCGGGAGAGTGTGAGGGAGTGGGTGAAACCCGCAGCCGGCCAGGTGGGGCTTCTCGAATGGTCGGGCAATGGAGGATCTGGTCAATTAGTTGTCAGGAGTCCGGTGC
This region of Ornithorhynchus anatinus isolate Pmale09 chromosome 17, mOrnAna1.pri.v4, whole genome shotgun sequence genomic DNA includes:
- the LOC103168978 gene encoding keratin-associated protein 11-1-like; its protein translation is MSPVACCSAGPTVGGLCPVPAAPSVTLCSGDVSCGDALCLPGACPGGSWLLDNCQETCCEPSGCGPVGCGPGPCYVASGRPSSCYVSGPGLAVSCLPLTSYGSGPCAPACGRPVAYVASAGQFPSFVAGGCRPFSSLSGGCSPLTFVAGGCRPQSPLSSGCRPLMLVSSGCGPLSSVSSSCRPLSSASSVCYPLSSVSSSCRPQNLVSSSCRPLSAVSISFRPSLAVPGCCPSPCSRGPC